From a single Carassius gibelio isolate Cgi1373 ecotype wild population from Czech Republic chromosome A18, carGib1.2-hapl.c, whole genome shotgun sequence genomic region:
- the ss18l2 gene encoding SS18-like protein 2 isoform X1, with the protein MRYKNVKATVVETASGRGFEIIMKNSSISLLLDENDQLVRCITEYLQKGRATECVQYQQILHRNIVYLGTIADASTEILPETQTSDDTAS; encoded by the exons ATgagatataaaaatgttaaagccACAGTTGTAGAAACAGCCAGTGGAAGAGGCTttgaaataatcatgaagaactcAAGTATatctctg CTGCTGGATGAGAACGATCAGCTGGTGCGATGCATCACCGAGTATCTGCAGAAAGGCCGCGCTACAGAGTGTGTGCA ATACCAGCAGATTCTGCACCGCAACATTGTGTATTTGGGAACCATAGCTGACGCCAGCACAGAGATCCTGCCGGAGACTCAGACCTCAGACGACACCGCCAGTTAG
- the ss18l2 gene encoding SS18-like protein 2 isoform X2, giving the protein MSVVFVPKRQRGKEQINQETIQRLLDENDQLVRCITEYLQKGRATECVQYQQILHRNIVYLGTIADASTEILPETQTSDDTAS; this is encoded by the exons ATGTCTGTTGTTTTTGTTCCCAAACGGCAGCGCGGAAAAGAGCAAATTAACCAGGAGACAATTCAAAGA CTGCTGGATGAGAACGATCAGCTGGTGCGATGCATCACCGAGTATCTGCAGAAAGGCCGCGCTACAGAGTGTGTGCA ATACCAGCAGATTCTGCACCGCAACATTGTGTATTTGGGAACCATAGCTGACGCCAGCACAGAGATCCTGCCGGAGACTCAGACCTCAGACGACACCGCCAGTTAG
- the ss18l2 gene encoding SS18-like protein 2 isoform X3: MSVVFVPKRQRGKEQINQETIQRLLDENDQLVRCITEYLQKGRATEYQQILHRNIVYLGTIADASTEILPETQTSDDTAS; the protein is encoded by the exons ATGTCTGTTGTTTTTGTTCCCAAACGGCAGCGCGGAAAAGAGCAAATTAACCAGGAGACAATTCAAAGA CTGCTGGATGAGAACGATCAGCTGGTGCGATGCATCACCGAGTATCTGCAGAAAGGCCGCGCTACAGA ATACCAGCAGATTCTGCACCGCAACATTGTGTATTTGGGAACCATAGCTGACGCCAGCACAGAGATCCTGCCGGAGACTCAGACCTCAGACGACACCGCCAGTTAG
- the LOC127934181 gene encoding granule associated Rac and RHOG effector protein 1: protein MYCCSAQESKMDYKLRFLLGGSKHKVQQHQHFQLPELSRTLSAPLGSSCSTPSPMAAIGSSPSGCHAPPPSTTTAIADIQQGISKYLDALNAFCRASAFLTELFGSVFRDSRYSKAAMQLKDVQEHVMEMTSRLTTAIKPEIGKMLMELSAGAANFKDQNDFSRQDVEVLGRCFLTVMQVHFQFLSQALQKVQPVAQSCLAEALAQAQERHGNAQTQSTSPGPLSELEEAVRSWKGASEVTACLRERGRDSCLSGIQVQQLFCSQNTSIPEHQLKELNAKIDNALQAYKAALDSLGHSEYALKAGFHLNPKSVEAALQGCCSDAEAQQAGRFHTTSQPIQRELPTIPVQIGSHLLRGVSFNESASDNLKLKMHAVLQLIKDAVDQNGVAVRDDSPVTEVLNQVCPSSWRGACKTAVQLLFGQAGLVVVDTAQIENKEAYAPQISLEGSKVVIQVPSTWCLKEDPATMSLLQRSLDPEKTLGLVDVLYTAVFDLQRWKERKEQTLPTIQIQLQRDTTDYGGPVDLPPGNSTKSSGGLPKTISKLTSRFTKKASSNSSAGGSYSIPSTPSRSSGSSDDRSSRPHSLLQMSSMPCTPDPSHAQIANGASADEQGMNLPTDQEMQDVIDFLSGFNMGKSQQASPLVKRRNSVASSNAADLKPPSGAAPPPSQSQVSQMLAQTLQQQSQQQQLPSPPKQQQTQPTSQTLPFYQHLLQPIGQPQQTSPVSPQLSSQQPPQPRVPSKWPQGPLGGLSPIGPLTQWPTPGLPDLSSDLYSLGLVGTYMDSMMSEMLGHKPPQGPRNNTWPNRDQSDQSLFGVLGDSMPFDPAVGSDPEFARYVAGVNQAMQQKRQAQHVRRPSNTRINWPHPDEQHRGWTHPEYYSEGEAVNSGWSANQGDSASSSDEASSANGDSLFSMFSGPDLVAAVKQRRKHSCGEQEVCTLPSPPLHHTSDDSNQDSKTKTWPPKAPWQHSSHTNTMPNPSSSLYQMTIPSSQWGDSMQMLQSPVWSTANDCPPSSGMSPGFPFTQQQQQQQQQQVSQHKILSKGFKTFPLKPEHRPSYLHQY from the exons ATGTATTGTTGCAGTGCACAAGAAAGTAAAATGGACTACAAGCTGCGCTTTTTGCTTGGCGGGTCCAAGCACAAAGTGCAGCAACACCAGCACTTCCAGTTGCCCGAGCTCAGCCGGACCCTCAGCGCCCCGTTGGGCTCTTCTTGCTCCACCCCTTCTCCTATGGCGGCCATAGGCTCCTCCCCTTCTGGCTGCCATGCCCCGCCCCCCAGCACCACCACGGCTATCGCGGACATCCAGCAGGGCATCTCCAAATACCTGGATGCGCTGAATGCGTTCTGCCGTGCGAGCGCGTTCCTGACCGAGCTCTTTGGCAGCGTTTTCCGGGACTCGCGTTACTCCAAAGCAGCTATGCAACTGAAGGACGTGCAGGAACATGTCATGGAAATGACCAGCCGGCTCACCACAGCAATAAAGCCCGAGATCGGCAAAATGCTGATGGAGCTCAGCGCAGGCGCGGCTAACTTCAAAGACCAGAACGACTTCAGCCGGCAGGACGTGGAG GTGCTGGGCCGCTGCTTCCTGACGGTGATGCAGGTGCATTTCCAGTTCCTGTCTCAGGCGTTGCAGAAGGTCCAGCCGGTGGCACAGTCCTGTCTGGCCGAGGCGCTAGCACAGGCTCAGGAGAGGCACGGAAATGCCCAGACGCAGAGCACGAGCCCCGGGCCGCTGTCGGAGCTGGAGGAGGCCGTCCGCTCGTGGAAGGGAGCGTCAGAG gtGACGGCGTGTCTCCGAGAGCGAGGGAGAGACAGCTGTCTGTCTGGGATTCAGGTGCAGCAGCTCTTCTGCTCCCAGAACACCTCCATCCCTGAACACCAGCTCAAAGAGCTCAACGCCAAGATCGACAACGCTCTGCAG gcgTATAAAGCAGCGTTAGACTCTTTGGGTCACAGTGAATACGCGCTGAAGGCCGGATTTCACCTTAATCCCAAATCCGTGGAAGCAGCTTTGCAG GGCTGCTGCAGTGACGCCGAGGCGCAGCAGGCCGGACGCTTTCACACCACGTCTCAGCCCATCCAGCGTGAATTACCCACAATCCCCGTCCAGATCGGCTCTCATCTCCTCCGAGGAGTTTCCTTCAACGAAAGCGCATCAGATAACCTCAAGCTTAAAATG CATGCCGTGCTGCAGCTGATCAAGGATGCGGTGGATCAGAACGGTGTGGCCGTGCGGGACGATTCGCCGGTCACAGAGGTACTGAACCAGGTGTGTCCCTCCAGCTGGAGAGGGGCCTGTAAGACGGCCGTTCAGCTGCTGTTCGGACAGGCTGGACTG GTTGTGGTTGACACGGCTCAGATCGAGAATAAGGAAGCTTACGCTCCTCAGATCTCTCTCGAAGGATCTAAAGTTGTGATCCAGGTTCCTTCTACATG GTGTCTGAAGGAGGATCCAGCGACGATGTCTCTGCTGCAGCGCAGTCTGGACCCTGAGAAGACCCTGGGCTTGGTGGACGTGCTTTACACGGCTGTGTTTGACCTCCAGCGCTGGAAGGAGCGCAA GGAACAGACTTTGCCCACCATTCAGATCCAGCTACAACGAGACACGACTGATTACGGCGGCCCTGTCGATCTCCCTCCGGGGAACAGCACCAAATCCTCCGGCGGCCTCCCCAAAACCATCTCCAAACTCACCTCACGCTTCACCAAGAAAGCCTCGTCTAATTCCAGCGCAGGCGGCAGCTACTCCATCCCGAGCACCCCGTCACGGAGCAGCGGCAGCTCAGACGACCGATCCAGCCGCCCGCACAGCCTCCTGCAGATGAGCAGCATGCCCTGCACACCTGACCCCAGCCACGCGCAGATCGCCAACGGAGCGTCCGCAGACGAGCAGGGCATGAACCTGCCCACCGACCAGGAGATGCAAGACGTCATCGACTTCCTGTCGGGGTTCAACATGGGGAAATCCCAGCAGGCGTCTCCGCTGGTGAAGAGGAGGAACTCGGTGGCGTCTTCGAATGCGGCCGACTTGAAGCCGCCCAGCGGAGCGGCTCCGCCCCCCTCACAGTCTCAAGTGTCTCAAATGTTGGCACAAACCTTGCAGCAACAATCGCAGCAACAGCAGCTTCCTTCACCGCCTAAACAGCAGCAAACGCAGCCGACCTCGCAGACTCTGCCGTTCTACCAGCATCTCTTGCAGCCGATCGGTCAGCCTCAGCAAACATCACCCGTTTCCCCACAGCTCTCTTCCCAGCAGCCTCCGCAGCCAAGAGTCCCCAGCAAGTGGCCCCAGGGTCCTTTAGGAGGCCTGTCGCCCATCGGGCCCTTGACGCAGTGGCCCACCCCGGGCCTGCCTGACCTCAGCTCTGACCTCTACAGTCTGGGGCTGGTCGGTACGTACATGGACAGCATGATGTCTGAGATGCTCGGCCACAAGCCCCCGCAGGGACCCCGGAACAACACCTGGCCCAACCGAGACCAGAGTGACCAGAGTCTGTTCGGGGTGTTGGGAGACTCCATGCCCTTTGACCCTGCAG tgGGCTCGGATCCAGAGTTTGCACGTTATGTTGCCGGGGTCAATCAGGCCATGCAGCAGAAACGGCAGGCGCAGCATGTTCGCCGGCCCAGCAACACCCGCATTAACTGGCCACACCCAGACGAGCAGCACAGGGGCTGGACACACCCAGAGTACTACAGCGAGGG GGAGGCGGTCAACAGCGGCTGGTCAGCCAATCAGGGGGATTCGGCCAGCTCGAGTGACGAGGCGTCCTCAGCCAATGGGGACAGTCTGTTCTCCATGTTCTCCGGGCCTGACCTGGTGGCGGCTGTTAAACAAAGACG GAAACACAGCTGTGGCGAACAGGAAGTGTGCACTCTgccctctcctcctctccaccACACCAGTGACGACAGTAACCAG GACAGCAAAACTAAAACCTGGCCTCCTAAGGCCCCCTGGCAGCACTCCTCACACACCAACACCATGCCCAATCCCAGCTCTTCCCTCTACCAGATGACCATCCCCTCTAGCCAATGGGGTGACTCCATGCAAATGCTGCAGTCTCCTGTGTGGTCAACAGCCAATGACTGCCCTCCATCCTCCGGGATGTCCCCTGGCTTCCCGTtcacacaacaacaacagcagcaacagcagcagcaggttTCTCAGCACAAGATCCTGAGCAAAGGCTTTAAAACCTTTCCACTCAAACCCGAGCATCGACCCTCGTACCTGCACCAGTACTGA